The Metamycoplasma phocicerebrale genome includes a region encoding these proteins:
- the deoD gene encoding purine-nucleoside phosphorylase, with protein sequence MTPHINAKEGAFAKLVLMPGDPLRAKYIAENYLEKVELVSNVRNMLMYTGYYEGNKISVCASGMGVPSIGIYSYELFDQYGVEAIIRIGSAGSFREDIKNYEMVLASSAYSASSTFRNSIIRGDNNNIATPSHELNELILKRAKELKMDIHFDRVLSEDAFYADQTVQERVTKSGGAVCVEMEAYGLFTVAEKLNKKAATILTISDNLVTHEYTTSEERQNSFNEMMKLSLSLAKDFQ encoded by the coding sequence ATGACACCACATATAAACGCAAAAGAAGGCGCTTTTGCTAAATTAGTTTTAATGCCTGGAGACCCACTAAGAGCAAAATATATAGCTGAAAATTACTTAGAAAAAGTTGAATTAGTTTCTAATGTAAGGAATATGCTAATGTATACTGGATATTATGAAGGAAACAAAATTTCTGTTTGTGCATCAGGAATGGGAGTACCATCTATTGGTATTTATTCATATGAATTATTTGACCAATATGGAGTAGAAGCTATTATAAGAATAGGCTCAGCCGGCTCATTTAGAGAAGATATAAAAAATTATGAAATGGTTTTAGCATCTTCTGCATATAGTGCAAGCTCTACTTTTAGAAATTCTATTATTAGAGGTGATAATAATAACATTGCAACACCTAGCCACGAACTAAATGAATTAATTTTAAAAAGAGCCAAAGAATTAAAAATGGATATTCATTTTGATCGTGTTTTAAGTGAAGATGCTTTTTATGCTGATCAAACTGTACAAGAAAGAGTAACAAAATCTGGTGGAGCTGTTTGTGTCGAAATGGAAGCCTACGGTTTGTTCACGGTAGCTGAAAAATTAAATAAAAAAGCAGCAACAATACTAACTATTTCAGATAACTTAGTAACTCATGAATATACAACTAGTGAAGAAAGACAAAATTCGTTTAATGAAATGATGAAATTGTCTCTTTCATTAGCAAAGGATTTTCAATAA
- a CDS encoding thymidine phosphorylase, which produces MRIIDVINKKAEKLELSKEEINFFITNYVNGSIPDYQAAALLMAIRLNSLNEIETSYLTDAMMHSGDVIDWSYLNKTIVDKHSTGGVGDKVSIALCPILASLGLTVAKMSGRGLGHTGGTLDKLESISGYKISLSDKEFKDNVKKHNIAIVGQNEKLVPADKKIYALRDVTGTVESIPLIASSIMSKKLATGSNCILLDVKCGNGAFMKNLDQAKELGNLMIKIGKRLGRQVAVEITNMEKPLGRAIGNKIEVLEAVETLKGKGPKDFTEIIFSSGATLLILSKMAKTEKEARELIKQNINNGKALKKFDEWIRSQGGKVEEIYKNDWFAPKYKYLIKSKERGFLKINSAIEFGLVAMKLGAGRNTKEDNIDYEAGIYLNKSTNDFVEIDDILFTLYSSKPIDQTLSQDLLNVVEFSPKPFEVNEVLAKLL; this is translated from the coding sequence ATGAGAATAATAGATGTTATTAATAAAAAGGCTGAAAAACTAGAACTTTCTAAAGAAGAAATAAATTTTTTTATTACTAATTATGTAAATGGTTCAATTCCTGATTACCAGGCTGCCGCTTTATTAATGGCTATAAGACTTAATTCTTTAAATGAGATAGAAACTTCTTATTTAACTGATGCTATGATGCATTCAGGTGATGTAATTGATTGGTCTTATTTAAATAAAACTATAGTTGACAAACATTCTACTGGCGGAGTAGGAGATAAAGTTAGTATAGCATTATGTCCTATACTAGCATCCTTAGGATTAACAGTGGCAAAAATGTCGGGACGAGGATTGGGACATACCGGTGGCACTCTAGATAAATTAGAATCTATTTCGGGTTACAAAATTTCTTTAAGTGATAAAGAATTTAAAGATAATGTAAAAAAGCATAATATTGCGATTGTAGGCCAAAATGAAAAATTAGTTCCAGCCGATAAAAAAATTTATGCTTTAAGAGATGTAACAGGAACTGTTGAATCAATTCCCTTAATCGCTTCTTCTATAATGTCTAAAAAATTAGCAACGGGTTCTAATTGTATTTTACTTGATGTAAAATGTGGAAATGGTGCTTTTATGAAAAATCTTGATCAAGCTAAAGAACTTGGAAATTTAATGATTAAAATTGGTAAAAGACTGGGTAGACAGGTTGCGGTAGAGATTACTAATATGGAAAAACCACTTGGTAGAGCAATTGGAAATAAAATTGAGGTTTTGGAAGCAGTAGAAACCCTTAAGGGAAAAGGGCCAAAGGATTTTACTGAAATTATTTTTTCATCTGGGGCGACATTATTAATATTATCTAAAATGGCAAAAACAGAAAAAGAAGCAAGAGAACTTATTAAACAAAATATTAATAATGGCAAGGCTTTAAAAAAATTTGATGAATGAATTAGATCTCAGGGTGGTAAAGTAGAAGAAATTTATAAAAATGATTGATTCGCACCTAAATATAAATATTTAATCAAATCAAAAGAACGAGGATTTTTAAAAATTAATTCAGCTATAGAATTTGGTTTAGTAGCTATGAAATTAGGAGCTGGTAGAAACACAAAAGAAGATAATATAGATTATGAGGCTGGTATTTATTTAAATAAGTCAACTAATGATTTTGTTGAAATTGATGACATACTTTTTACCTTATATTCTTCAAAGCCTATTGATCAAACATTGTCTCAAGATTTATTAAATGTTGTTGAATTTAGTCCAAAACCTTTTGAAGTTAATGAAGTTTTGGCTAAATTGTTATAA
- the deoC gene encoding deoxyribose-phosphate aldolase — protein sequence MLNKMIDHTFLAQSATTKDIDKLIMEAKKYNFKSVCIAPSYIKYAKETLKNTDILVCTVIGFPLGYNVTSVKVFETKIAIEHGADEIDMVMNVGRFKDKQYEYVLNEIKAIKEVCGNKTLKVIVETALLTNEEIAKATEIVMQSGANFIKTSTGFSYRGASFDDIKIMKEIAGEKLQIKASGGIKSKEDALKMIELGANRLGTSKSVAIMEGKTDNSSKY from the coding sequence ATGTTAAATAAAATGATTGACCACACATTTTTAGCTCAATCTGCAACAACAAAAGATATAGATAAACTTATTATGGAAGCTAAAAAATACAATTTTAAATCTGTGTGTATAGCGCCATCATATATAAAATATGCTAAAGAAACACTGAAAAATACTGACATTCTTGTTTGCACAGTAATTGGTTTTCCGTTAGGATATAATGTAACTAGTGTTAAAGTTTTTGAAACAAAAATTGCTATTGAACATGGAGCCGACGAAATTGATATGGTAATGAATGTAGGACGTTTCAAAGATAAACAATATGAATATGTTTTAAATGAAATTAAAGCAATTAAAGAAGTTTGTGGAAATAAAACTTTAAAAGTGATTGTTGAAACAGCTTTATTAACTAATGAAGAAATAGCTAAAGCAACTGAGATAGTTATGCAATCGGGTGCAAACTTTATAAAAACTTCAACTGGTTTTTCATATAGAGGAGCTTCTTTTGATGATATTAAAATAATGAAAGAAATTGCTGGAGAAAAATTGCAAATAAAAGCCTCTGGAGGAATAAAATCAAAAGAAGATGCTTTAAAAATGATTGAATTAGGGGCTAATAGATTAGGAACTTCTAAATCAGTTGCAATTATGGAAGGTAAAACAGATAATAGTTCTAAATACTAA
- the upp gene encoding uracil phosphoribosyltransferase, translating into MVKIFQHPLINAKLTKMRDKNTTHNEFRQNLNEISSLMVYEMLRDYKTKPLEIESPTGVKFVGEQLDKEIVIVPILRAGLGMVNGILDLVPQARVGHIGMYRVEETKSIVEYFFKIPDVPKDSYIIIVDPMLATGTSACDAIEKLEHLGFCNIKLICLVGVEEGINKVKKNHKNVDIYLASQDKELNKNNYIIPGLGDAGDRIFGTKIK; encoded by the coding sequence ATGGTAAAAATTTTTCAACACCCACTTATTAATGCTAAATTAACAAAAATGAGAGATAAAAACACAACTCATAATGAATTTAGACAAAATTTAAATGAAATTTCTTCTTTAATGGTTTATGAAATGTTGCGAGATTACAAAACGAAACCTTTAGAAATTGAAAGTCCTACTGGAGTTAAATTTGTAGGAGAACAATTAGATAAAGAAATAGTAATTGTGCCTATTTTAAGGGCAGGACTAGGAATGGTTAATGGAATATTAGATCTTGTCCCACAAGCTCGTGTGGGTCATATAGGAATGTACAGAGTGGAAGAAACAAAATCAATTGTAGAATACTTTTTTAAAATTCCAGATGTTCCAAAAGATAGTTATATTATTATTGTTGATCCAATGCTAGCAACAGGAACGTCAGCTTGTGACGCTATTGAAAAATTAGAACACTTAGGATTTTGTAATATTAAATTGATTTGTTTAGTCGGAGTTGAAGAAGGTATAAATAAAGTAAAGAAAAATCACAAAAATGTTGATATTTATCTTGCTTCTCAAGATAAAGAATTAAACAAAAACAATTATATTATTCCAGGATTAGGAGACGCAGGAGACCGTATTTTTGGAACTAAAATAAAATAA
- a CDS encoding Cof-type HAD-IIB family hydrolase, which produces MAFNKQSNNRRFLFALDLDGTLLADSAAGTIHPKTEKAIKRAIKEGHIVSIITGRPWRSTMPVYQKLGLNAIVGNYNGAHIHNPADPFFIPTITYLDLNEVLYILGDEKVKKEISNYAIEGPDWVQLMHRDPNLEKVFGFNQATKFREFINLEKLPLKPTGIVFDCQPTTDVLDLLTYLKRRYGDLGEFSSWSKGQGLSPVFDITSIGVDKGKVISLMMRYYNIDIDDTVVIGDSYNDLSMYEIGNVGVCPANAEEAIKQASTVVMKQTNKEGAVGYFIDDFLDNPDVYIEKAKARKFEAKKKLKTVKADNFYNEEE; this is translated from the coding sequence ATGGCTTTTAATAAACAATCAAATAACAGAAGATTTCTTTTTGCTTTAGATTTAGATGGAACATTACTAGCAGATTCTGCAGCAGGAACAATACATCCAAAAACAGAAAAAGCAATTAAAAGAGCAATTAAAGAAGGCCACATTGTTTCAATAATAACAGGTAGACCTTGAAGAAGTACAATGCCAGTTTATCAAAAATTAGGACTTAATGCAATTGTTGGAAATTATAATGGGGCTCATATACATAATCCTGCAGATCCATTTTTTATACCAACAATTACTTATCTAGACCTAAATGAAGTTTTATATATTTTAGGAGATGAAAAAGTTAAAAAAGAAATTTCCAACTATGCTATTGAAGGACCTGATTGAGTCCAATTAATGCATAGAGATCCTAATTTGGAAAAAGTTTTTGGTTTTAATCAAGCAACAAAATTTAGAGAATTTATTAATTTAGAAAAACTACCTTTAAAACCAACGGGTATAGTTTTTGACTGTCAACCAACTACAGACGTTTTAGATTTACTAACTTATCTAAAAAGAAGATATGGTGATTTAGGAGAATTTTCATCTTGATCAAAAGGTCAAGGCTTGAGCCCCGTTTTTGATATAACTTCTATAGGTGTTGATAAGGGAAAAGTAATTTCTTTAATGATGAGATATTACAATATAGATATTGATGACACTGTTGTTATTGGAGATTCGTACAATGATTTAAGTATGTATGAAATTGGCAATGTCGGAGTTTGCCCAGCTAATGCTGAAGAGGCTATTAAACAAGCTTCAACAGTAGTTATGAAACAAACAAACAAAGAAGGTGCTGTTGGTTATTTTATAGATGATTTTTTAGATAACCCAGATGTGTATATTGAAAAAGCAAAAGCTAGAAAATTTGAAGCTAAGAAAAAACTAAAAACAGTTAAAGCAGATAATTTTTATAATGAAGAAGAATAA
- a CDS encoding ribonuclease HIII, with protein sequence MAKINTEYIGVDETGVGDYFTPVVSVACYIPNYNIEKIKALGIKDSKKLTDKKIIEIAKEIENKKLVYYRKTILSQKGYNNLTKMNINNNAVKTLIHFNSISRLVNSLKKNLPIVIDQYSSLDKIKEHNLKLKEKNFFLDVNINDYQLILETKAEDEYLSVACASILARYILLNIMEEQKKKYNGFNFKLGASNQIIDIAAEFIKKYGEKELYNVAKVSFKTTEKAKNKIN encoded by the coding sequence ATGGCAAAAATAAATACTGAATATATTGGGGTAGATGAAACTGGCGTTGGTGATTACTTTACACCAGTTGTTTCTGTTGCTTGTTATATTCCTAATTATAACATTGAAAAAATTAAAGCACTTGGAATTAAAGATAGTAAAAAATTAACTGATAAAAAAATTATAGAAATTGCAAAAGAAATTGAAAACAAAAAATTAGTTTATTATAGAAAAACTATTTTAAGTCAAAAGGGTTACAACAATTTAACTAAAATGAATATAAACAACAATGCTGTAAAAACATTAATTCATTTTAACTCTATAAGTAGACTAGTTAATTCTTTAAAAAAGAATTTACCAATAGTAATAGATCAATATTCTTCTTTAGATAAAATTAAAGAACACAACTTAAAACTAAAAGAAAAAAACTTTTTTTTAGATGTAAATATAAATGATTATCAATTAATTTTAGAGACAAAAGCTGAAGATGAGTATTTAAGTGTTGCTTGTGCTTCTATATTAGCAAGATATATACTTTTAAATATTATGGAAGAACAAAAAAAGAAATATAATGGATTTAATTTTAAATTAGGAGCTAGCAACCAAATAATAGATATAGCAGCAGAATTTATAAAAAAATATGGAGAAAAAGAATTATATAATGTTGCTAAAGTATCTTTTAAAACAACAGAAAAAGCAAAAAATAAAATAAATTAG
- the rpsF gene encoding 30S ribosomal protein S6 produces the protein MSNYEIMILVNPTSKEESVKELLFSVLNKENTKIERLERTELAYPINKLTHASYFLVLTKAEPSSLKELTRKLNIDKSILRTLIINLDSEKGLKPRKQKKFSRRNFDNKKPYVKSHNKENKETATEENKIEKKPKFTKKSVEKKEQD, from the coding sequence ATGTCAAATTACGAAATTATGATTCTAGTTAACCCTACATCTAAAGAGGAAAGTGTAAAAGAATTGTTATTTTCAGTTCTAAATAAAGAAAACACTAAAATCGAAAGATTAGAGAGAACAGAATTAGCATATCCAATTAACAAATTAACACACGCTTCTTATTTTTTAGTTTTAACAAAAGCTGAACCAAGTTCTTTAAAAGAATTAACAAGAAAATTAAATATTGATAAATCAATTTTAAGAACATTAATTATTAACCTTGATTCAGAAAAAGGACTAAAACCAAGAAAACAAAAAAAATTCTCAAGAAGAAATTTTGATAATAAAAAACCTTATGTTAAATCACATAACAAAGAAAACAAAGAAACAGCAACAGAAGAAAACAAGATTGAAAAGAAACCAAAATTTACGAAAAAAAGCGTAGAAAAAAAAGAACAAGATTAG
- a CDS encoding single-stranded DNA-binding protein has product MNKVILIGRLASKPYKGITSSNIEYSRFTIVVTRPFGPANSDPISDFIPCIAWRTNATFINKYMDKGSLISVEGSFQSSRLTDQNGQPINNYVVSADRIQSLETREVTENRRKNNTSKEFNISEEEKHFSPAKEQENQDDEIDQVYDSLTWDNE; this is encoded by the coding sequence ATGAATAAAGTTATTTTAATAGGCCGTTTGGCCTCAAAACCATACAAGGGAATTACATCTTCAAATATCGAGTATTCTAGATTTACAATAGTGGTAACAAGACCATTTGGACCTGCAAATTCAGATCCAATTTCTGATTTTATACCATGTATTGCTTGAAGAACTAATGCAACTTTTATAAATAAATATATGGATAAGGGTTCATTAATTTCAGTAGAAGGTAGTTTTCAATCTTCAAGATTAACTGATCAAAATGGACAACCTATAAATAATTATGTTGTTAGTGCAGATAGAATACAATCACTTGAAACTAGAGAAGTGACAGAAAATAGAAGAAAAAATAATACTTCAAAAGAATTTAATATTTCCGAAGAAGAAAAACATTTCTCACCAGCAAAAGAACAAGAAAATCAAGATGATGAAATAGACCAAGTGTATGATTCATTAACTTGAGATAATGAATAA
- the rpsR gene encoding 30S ribosomal protein S18 gives MARIVRKKPFIRKRPCQFCLSKNPVVYVDYKNEELLSKLVNQQGKILSSRITGTCAKHQRAVALAIKRARLVAILPYIGTIKKEFVKKEVAKELKPVVETSKATE, from the coding sequence ATGGCAAGAATAGTTCGTAAAAAACCATTTATTCGTAAACGTCCATGTCAATTTTGTTTAAGTAAAAATCCTGTTGTTTATGTTGATTATAAAAATGAAGAATTGTTATCAAAATTAGTTAACCAACAAGGTAAAATATTATCTTCAAGAATTACCGGAACATGTGCAAAACACCAAAGAGCAGTTGCTTTAGCTATTAAAAGAGCTAGATTAGTTGCTATTCTTCCTTATATAGGAACAATAAAAAAGGAATTTGTTAAAAAAGAAGTTGCTAAAGAATTAAAACCTGTTGTTGAAACATCTAAAGCAACTGAGTAA
- a CDS encoding IS30 family transposase codes for MNYKAFKKYFHISYEERFFIKKLMDNGYSIRKIARQLRRSPSTVSREIKRNLDLTGNYDSCAANIKSFKRHSHKYMFKFNVNFSHKEFTKIFIQKYDKKFFGIKSTYHYIKNNFKIKLPSLRTVFNWIRSNQWTIKKHNRLRSFYKKGGKRTALVVSRLVTSASYVFPIWTRPKSIDLRQEYGHWEADLVIGKRSTGFRNILTLTERKTRIGFATFVLSKSGYEINTQLRKLIKENSLIVKSITIDNGIEFEKIGILAKWLKIKIYRAEPYASFQRGSNENWNGLIRREYKKGFNFNTINIKTLQNISNKINEMPREILGWKSSKELFLKENYIQANN; via the coding sequence ATGAATTATAAAGCATTTAAAAAATATTTTCACATTTCTTATGAAGAAAGATTTTTTATCAAAAAATTAATGGATAATGGCTATTCAATACGAAAAATTGCTAGACAATTACGCAGAAGTCCTTCAACCGTTTCTAGAGAAATAAAAAGAAATCTTGATTTAACTGGAAATTATGATTCTTGTGCAGCAAATATAAAATCGTTTAAAAGACATTCTCATAAATATATGTTTAAATTTAATGTTAATTTTAGCCATAAAGAATTTACTAAAATTTTTATTCAAAAATATGACAAAAAGTTTTTTGGTATAAAATCAACATATCATTATATTAAAAATAATTTTAAAATTAAATTACCATCGCTAAGAACTGTTTTTAATTGGATAAGAAGTAATCAATGAACAATTAAAAAACATAATAGATTAAGAAGTTTTTATAAAAAGGGCGGCAAACGAACAGCTTTAGTTGTAAGCAGATTAGTTACAAGCGCTAGCTATGTTTTTCCGATTTGAACTAGACCTAAATCTATAGATTTAAGACAAGAATATGGTCATTGGGAAGCCGATCTAGTAATTGGCAAGCGCAGCACTGGTTTCAGAAATATTTTAACTTTAACAGAACGAAAAACAAGAATAGGCTTTGCAACATTTGTTTTAAGTAAATCAGGTTATGAAATTAATACTCAACTACGCAAGCTAATAAAAGAAAATAGTTTAATTGTTAAAAGTATAACAATTGACAATGGTATAGAATTTGAAAAAATAGGAATATTAGCCAAATGATTAAAAATAAAAATTTATCGAGCTGAACCTTATGCATCATTTCAGCGTGGTTCGAATGAAAATTGAAATGGTTTAATTAGAAGAGAATATAAAAAAGGTTTTAACTTTAATACAATCAACATTAAAACGTTGCAAAATATTTCAAATAAAATAAATGAAATGCCAAGAGAAATACTTGGTTGAAAATCTTCAAAAGAACTATTTTTAAAAGAAAATTACATCCAAGCTAATAATTAA
- a CDS encoding S41 family peptidase — MKKSIKTKLLTTILPISTGLITPVALLSAGCQDPKLKKQLEDTKKELENKKQELDKTKKDLEEKNKSLDDAKKEIDKLKDQPKIDPKSDAKTELVVKNHTFKNFNEEYTIADTNVKSYIVKNHDEVVYVDVDEFLKALDGYVGLDLFTTIVDEANNRKIYRTFDKKGNLSNQLIFNWDKNLIHTTSTSIFYEILKPQELTDDSQFLETEYEHKNEDDKGVTFDLTKYKMDILYKDGKLLLPYTVFNTLFMSQGFTNLYFNGETFTNVFAGMDSFGATPDAARERIRKNAALNGKKATVAQREANYNHMIFTMDYFYGLRFHKNIKSFDEYIGAEEKAKLLSTDPKVYNQAYVNLFHKKLNELHTRMNSFSYYESDWSTKLRNVLKSPQDYGEYRDQFNKNRAMLVKQFETKFGKKIDDFGPDDYIRYHGNTAIVTLLGFEDGTKEQNQGPDAWKYDTYYLMRHLMAEVAKKPEIKNIVLDLAINGGGSVSSMVRTLGFMTDKPILNREYDILNRRGDLSKSKVDTDGDGKYDGDAYEKYNWSLLVSLNTFSAANQLTSIVKEMGIAKIIGKKTGGGMSAIMPIVLADGTTITISSPNNAVFGPNNESIEDGVQPDINLEYKDFYNDEAIDKALSNSK; from the coding sequence ATGAAAAAATCAATTAAAACTAAATTGTTAACTACAATTTTACCAATCTCTACTGGATTGATTACACCTGTTGCCTTATTATCAGCAGGTTGTCAAGATCCAAAATTAAAAAAACAACTAGAAGATACTAAAAAAGAACTAGAAAACAAAAAACAAGAACTTGATAAAACTAAAAAAGATTTAGAAGAAAAAAATAAATCTTTGGACGACGCTAAAAAAGAAATTGACAAACTAAAAGATCAACCAAAAATTGATCCTAAAAGCGATGCAAAAACTGAATTAGTAGTTAAAAATCATACTTTTAAGAATTTTAATGAAGAATATACAATTGCAGATACAAATGTTAAATCATATATTGTAAAAAACCATGATGAAGTTGTATATGTAGATGTAGACGAATTTTTAAAAGCCTTGGATGGATATGTTGGACTAGATTTATTTACAACTATTGTTGATGAAGCCAACAATAGAAAAATTTATCGTACATTTGATAAAAAAGGGAATCTTTCAAATCAATTAATTTTTAACTGAGATAAAAACCTAATTCATACAACAAGCACATCAATTTTTTATGAAATTTTAAAACCACAAGAATTAACAGATGATAGTCAATTCTTAGAAACAGAATATGAACATAAAAATGAGGATGACAAAGGTGTTACTTTTGATTTAACAAAATACAAAATGGACATTTTATACAAGGATGGAAAATTATTATTACCATACACTGTGTTTAACACCTTATTTATGAGTCAAGGGTTTACCAACTTATATTTTAATGGCGAAACTTTTACAAATGTATTTGCAGGTATGGACTCATTTGGAGCAACGCCAGATGCCGCTAGAGAAAGAATAAGAAAAAATGCAGCTTTAAATGGTAAAAAAGCTACAGTTGCTCAACGTGAAGCTAACTACAACCATATGATTTTTACAATGGATTATTTTTATGGTTTAAGATTCCACAAAAATATTAAATCTTTTGATGAGTATATTGGTGCTGAAGAAAAAGCTAAACTATTATCAACAGATCCTAAGGTTTACAATCAAGCATATGTTAATTTATTCCACAAAAAACTAAACGAACTACATACAAGAATGAATTCATTCTCTTATTATGAATCAGATTGATCTACAAAATTAAGAAACGTTTTAAAATCTCCTCAAGATTATGGAGAATATCGTGATCAATTCAATAAAAATAGAGCTATGCTTGTTAAACAATTTGAAACAAAATTCGGTAAAAAAATCGATGATTTTGGACCAGATGACTATATTAGATACCACGGAAACACAGCAATAGTTACATTGTTGGGTTTTGAAGATGGTACTAAAGAACAAAACCAAGGCCCAGATGCATGGAAATATGACACTTACTACTTAATGAGACACTTAATGGCTGAAGTTGCTAAAAAACCAGAAATTAAAAACATAGTTTTAGATTTAGCAATTAATGGCGGTGGAAGTGTAAGTTCAATGGTTAGAACACTTGGATTTATGACAGATAAACCTATTTTAAATCGTGAATATGATATTTTAAATAGAAGAGGAGATCTAAGTAAATCTAAAGTTGATACAGATGGTGATGGCAAATACGATGGCGATGCATATGAAAAATACAATTGAAGTTTATTAGTAAGTTTGAATACATTTAGTGCCGCAAACCAACTAACAAGTATAGTTAAAGAAATGGGTATTGCTAAAATTATTGGTAAGAAAACCGGGGGAGGCATGTCAGCTATTATGCCTATTGTTTTAGCTGATGGTACAACAATAACTATAAGTTCGCCAAACAATGCTGTTTTTGGACCAAACAACGAATCTATAGAAGATGGTGTACAACCAGATATTAATTTAGAATATAAAGATTTCTATAATGATGAAGCTATTGATAAGGCATTATCAAATTCTAAATAA
- the ftsY gene encoding signal recognition particle-docking protein FtsY has product MGFWANLKEKLFGTKEERIAKKQAKLEAKEKRQLEKELNKSNKIDSYIAGLSKSNSSFVESIKQLQNQYNKIDEEFFEELEEILIMSDISMKLVQIIIEECKKEVKNENIEDPKLISEIIADKLFTIYTSNSIVDTSLNIQPNRINVILVVGVNGSGKTTSISKIAYKLIQDNKKVLIAAADTFRAAAVEQLEIWANKVGADIVKPLNNETDPAAVVYRAIDKVKNENYDVLIIDTAGRLQNKVNLMNELAKINKVLQSKIEGAPHESLLVLDATTGQNGVLQAKAFGEITQLTGIVLTKMDGTSKGGIVLTIKDEINLAVKLIGLGEKVEDLVEFDLESYIYGLMKGINE; this is encoded by the coding sequence ATGGGGTTTTGAGCTAATTTAAAAGAAAAACTTTTTGGTACAAAAGAAGAAAGAATAGCTAAAAAACAAGCTAAACTAGAAGCAAAAGAAAAAAGACAACTTGAAAAAGAACTTAATAAGTCAAATAAAATAGATAGTTACATAGCGGGTTTGTCAAAATCAAACTCTTCTTTTGTTGAAAGTATAAAACAACTTCAAAATCAATATAATAAAATTGATGAAGAATTTTTTGAAGAATTGGAAGAAATTTTAATAATGTCTGACATTTCAATGAAGCTAGTTCAAATTATTATTGAAGAATGTAAAAAAGAAGTCAAGAATGAAAATATTGAGGACCCAAAATTAATTAGTGAAATAATTGCAGATAAATTATTTACTATTTATACATCTAATTCAATAGTGGACACAAGCTTAAATATACAACCTAATAGAATTAATGTGATTTTAGTTGTTGGTGTGAATGGTTCTGGCAAAACAACCTCTATTTCAAAAATTGCGTACAAATTAATTCAAGATAATAAGAAAGTTTTAATAGCAGCAGCAGATACATTTAGAGCTGCAGCGGTGGAGCAATTAGAAATATGAGCAAATAAAGTAGGAGCAGATATTGTAAAACCTTTGAACAACGAAACTGATCCTGCTGCTGTAGTTTATAGAGCTATTGATAAAGTTAAAAATGAAAATTATGATGTTTTAATAATTGATACAGCAGGTAGATTACAAAATAAAGTAAATCTAATGAATGAGTTAGCCAAAATTAATAAAGTATTGCAATCAAAAATTGAAGGTGCTCCTCATGAAAGTTTATTAGTCTTGGATGCTACAACGGGCCAAAATGGTGTATTACAAGCCAAAGCATTTGGCGAGATAACACAATTAACTGGAATTGTTTTAACCAAAATGGACGGTACCTCAAAAGGGGGAATTGTTTTAACTATAAAAGATGAAATTAATTTAGCAGTCAAACTAATTGGTTTGGGAGAAAAAGTTGAAGATCTAGTGGAATTTGATTTGGAATCTTATATTTATGGATTGATGAAGGGCATTAATGAATAA